In Notolabrus celidotus isolate fNotCel1 chromosome 10, fNotCel1.pri, whole genome shotgun sequence, one DNA window encodes the following:
- the LOC117820328 gene encoding mucin-2-like — protein MQATSTTTVSPSTTTPTTSTVAPSTTTQATSTTTVVPSTTPATSTTTVAPSSTTPATSTTTVVPSTTPATTSTTTTVATSTTTPATSTTTVVPSTTPTSATTTVAPSTTPATETRKTVAPSTTTPATSTTITVSPSTTTPTSATTTVATSTTTPATSTTTVAPSSTTPATSTTTVVPSTTPATTSTTTTVAPSTTTPAISSTTTDAPLATIPATSTTTVFPSTTTPATSATTTNAPSTTSPTPSTTTTVTASTTSPTTSTTTTVAPSTTTTTPATSTTITVAPSSTTPTSATTTVATSTTTPATSTTTVVPSTTPTSATTTVAPSTTPATETRKTVAPSTTTPATSTTITVATSTTTPAISTTTVAPSTTTPASATTTVAPSSTTPATSTTTFAPSTTTPATSTTTVVRTTTPATSTPTTVAPSSTTPATSSTTVAPSITTPATSTTTTVAPSTTPTTSSTTFAPSTITPDTSTTTTNAPSTTTTATSTKTGTLSTTPTTSTTTDAPSTTMQATSTTTVAPSTTTPTTSTVAPSTTTQATSTTTVVPSTTPATSTTTVAPSSTTPATSTTTVVPSTTPATTSTTTTVATSTTTPATSTTTVVPSTTPTSATTTVAPSTTPTTETRKTVAPSTTTPATSTTITVSPSTTTPTSVTTTVATSTSTTTVAPSSTTPATSTTTVVPSTTPATTSTTTTVAPSTTTPAISSTTTDAPLATIPATSTTTVFPSTTTPATSATTTNAPSTTSPTPSTTTTVTASTTSPTPSTTTTVTASTTSPTTSTTTTVAPSTT, from the exons ATGCAAGCAAcgtcaactacaacagtttccccctcaactacaacaccaacaacatcaACGGTTGCCCCCTCTACCACAACacaggcaacatcaactacaacagttgtcccatcaacaacaccagcaacttcaactacaacagttgccccctcatccacaacaccagcaacatcaactacaacagttgttccatcaacaacaccagcaactacatcaacaacaacaacagttgcaacctcaaccacaacaccggcaacatcaactacaacagttgtcccatcaacaacaccaacatcagctaccacaacagttgccccctcaacaacaccagcaactgaaactaGGAAAACAGTTgcaccctcaactacaacaccagcaacttcaactacgataacagtttccccctcaaccacaacaccaacatcagctaccacaacagttgccacctcaaccacaacaccagcaacttcaactacaacagttgccccctcatccacaacaccagcaacatcaactacaacagttgttccatcaacaacaccagcaactacatcaacaacaacaacagttgccccctcaaccacaacacctgcaatatcatctaccacaacagatgctccattggcaacaataccagcaacatcaactacaacagtattcccctcaaccacaacaccagcaacatcagctacaacaacaaatgccccctcaaccacatcaccaacaccttcaactacaacaacagttacagcctcaaccacttcaccaacaacttcaactacaacaacagttgccccctcaaccaca actacaacaccagcaacttcaactacaataacagttgccccctcatccacaacaccaacatcagctaccacaacagttgcaacctcaaccacaacaccggcaacatcaactacaacagttgtcccatcaacaacaccaacatcagctaccacaacagttgccccctcaacaacaccagcaactgaaactaGGAAAACAGTTgcaccctcaactacaacaccagcaacttcaactacgataacagttgccacctcaaccacaacaccagcgatatcaactacaacagttgccccctcaaccacaacaccagcatcagctaccacaacagttgccccctcatccacaacaccagcaacatcaactacaacatttgcaccctcaaccacaacaccagcaacatcaactacaacagttgtccggacaacaacaccagcaacatcaactccaacaacagttgccccctcatccacaacaccagcaacatcaagtacaacagttgccccctcaatcACAACACCAGCTACATcaactaccacaacagttgccccctcaacaacaccaactacATCATCAACAACATTTGCCCCCTCAACCATAACACCAGacacatcaactacaacaacaaatgccccctcaaccacaacaacagcaacatcaactaaAACAGGTACCCtctcaacaacaccaactacatcaacaacaacagatgcaCCCTCAACCACAATGCAAGCAAcgtcaactacaacagttgccccatcaactacaacaccaacaacatcaACGGTTGCCCCCTCTACCACAACacaggcaacatcaactacaacagttgtcccatcaacaacaccagcaacttcaactacaacagttgccccctcatccacaacaccagcaacatcaactacaacagttgttccatcaacaacaccagcaactacatcaacaacaacaacagttgcaacctcaaccacaacaccggcaacatcaactacaacagttgtcccatcaacaacaccaacatcagctaccacaacagttgccccctcaacaacaccaacaactgAAACTAGGAAAACAGTTgcaccctcaactacaacaccagcaacttcaactacgataacagtttccccctcaaccacaacaccaacatcagttaccacaacagttgccacctcaacttcaactacaacagttgccccctcatccacaacaccagcaacatcaactacaacagttgttccatcaacaacaccagcaactacatcaacaacaacaacagttgccccctcaaccacaacacctgcaatatcatctaccacaacagatgctccattggcaacaataccagcaacatcaactacaacagtattcccctcaaccacaacaccagcaacatcagctacaacaacaaatgccccctcaaccacatcaccaacaccttcaactacaacaacagttacagcctcaaccacttcaccaacaccttcaactacaacaacagttacagcctcaaccacttcaccaacaacttcaactacaacaacagttgccccctcaaccaca
- the LOC117820524 gene encoding mucin-2-like yields the protein TNAPSTTSPTPSTTTTVTASTTSPTTSTTTTASSTTTPATSTTTVATSTTPATSTTKVAPSTTTQATSTTTVVPSTTPATSTTTVAPSSTTPATSTTTVVPSTTPATTSTTTTVATSTTTPATSTTTVVPSTTPTSATTTVAPSTTPATETRKTVAPSTTTPATSTTITVSPSTTTPTSATTTVATSTTTPATSTTTVAPSSTTPATSTTTVVPSTTPATTSTTTTVAPSTTTPAISSTTTDAPLATIPATSTTTVFPSTTTPATSATTTNAPSTTSPTPSTTTTVTASTTSPTTSTTTTVAPSTTTPAQSTITTKASSTTTPATSTTTVATSTTPATSTTKVAPSTTIQATSTTTVVPSTTPATSTTTVAPSSTTPATSTTTVVPSTTPATTSTTTTVATSTTTPATSATTTNAPSTTSPTPSTTTTVTASTTSPTTSTTTTVAPSTTTPAQSTITTKASSTTTPATSTTTVATSTTPATSTTKATSTTTVVPSTTPATSTTTVAPS from the exons acaaatgccccctcaaccacatcaccaacaccttcaactacaacaacagttacagcctcaaccacttcaccaacaacttcaactacaacaaca gcctcctcaaccacaacaccagcaacatcaactacaacagttgccacctcaacaacaccagcaacttcaacaacaaaagttgcaCCCTCTACCACAACacaggcaacatcaactacaacagttgtcccatcaacaacaccagcaacttcaactacaacagttgccccctcatccacaacaccagcaacatcaactacaacagttgttccatcaacaacaccagcaactacatcaacaacaacaacagttgcaacctcaaccacaacaccggcaacatcaactacaacagttgtcccatcaacaacaccaacatcagctaccacaacagttgccccctcaacaacaccagcaactgaaactaGGAAAACAGTTgcaccctcaactacaacaccagcaacttcaactacgataacagtttccccctcaaccacaacaccaacatcagctaccacaacagttgccacctcaaccacaacaccagcaacttcaactacaacagttgccccctcatccacaacaccagcaacatcaactacaacagttgttccatcaacaacaccagcaactacatcaacaacaacaacagttgccccctcaaccacaacacctgcaatatcatctaccacaacagatgctccattggcaacaataccagcaacatcaactacaacagtattcccctcaaccacaacaccagcaacatcagctacaacaacaaatgccccctcaaccacatcaccaacaccttcaactacaacaacagttacagcctcaaccacttcaccaacaacttcaactacaacaacagttgccccctcaaccacaacaccagcacaatcaactataacaacaaaggcctcctcaaccacaacaccagcaacatcaactacaacagttgccacctcaacaacaccagcaacttcaacaacaaaagttgcaCCCTCTACCACAATacaggcaacatcaactacaacagttgtcccatcaacaacaccagcaacttcaactacaacagttgccccctcatccacaacaccagcaacatcaactacaacagttgttccatcaacaacaccagcaactacatcaacaacaacaacagttgcaacctcaaccacaacaccggcaacatcagctacaacaacaaatgccccctcaaccacatcaccaacaccttcaactacaacaacagttacagcctcaaccacttcaccaacaacttcaactacaacaacagttgccccctcaaccacaacaccagcacaatcaactataacaacaaaggcctcctcaaccacaacaccagcaacatcaactacaacagttgccacctcaacaacaccagcaacttcaacaacaaaa gcaacatcaactacaacagttgtcccatcaacaacaccagcaacttcaactacaacagttgccccctca